Proteins encoded within one genomic window of Haematobia irritans isolate KBUSLIRL chromosome 5, ASM5000362v1, whole genome shotgun sequence:
- the spag gene encoding RNA polymerase II-associated protein spaghetti, with translation MDAARKSFEMASQVRQNAEDVKNMMNDLYSWEKEIKDKEKKLQSTPPPQYENNLDSNKVNSLPLPRSHNVAVSNKIKDEAPLNDLSGGKNNTLDSPSEKRDTAPDPLELKHKEANEIKDRGNRFVKLGQYTDAIDQYNDAIELYPDDPIYYTNRALCYLKLERYDECIDDCDRATDLDNLAVKAYYRRMLANESLGNNMDALKDCTTVLMIEPKNGEAQRSLERINERLRKNVKSTKGPNFSSLRSNMVDILPIDKPAYKRSHKPLKRVHIADVVGPKESKNHENLKISDEDIDKLFNSNCGYFEEVKNPEARLKAKENAAKANVKKDLETKEVNVINDKVASNEKKVSANIKQNEKNNETIISTKKPMESPKKLEDSNKMEANQKAKMEQTEVIKNVRPLPPPAKSSAQFYSNWKELTPEQKYKYLKSIETSQLCKILGAGFDSDTLSDIISTLHDFYLPAKESKISSTLLEVSKNNQVSILSLLMSNEERKALSEIVNSLKGSNISKNISSDIAQIMKNFNLH, from the exons ATGGATGCTGCTCGAAAATCTTTTGAAATGGCATCGCAAGTACGCCAAAATGCCGAGGATGTTAAAAATATGATGAATGACTTGTATAGCTGGGAAAAGGAAATAAAGGACAAAGAAAAGAAATTGCAATCGACACCGCCGCCACAATATGAAAACAATCTGGATAGCAACAAG GTAAATTCGTTGCCATTGCCTCGCAGTCACAATGTTGCggtgtcaaataaaattaaagatgaAGCTCCCCTCAATGACTTATCTGGAGGTAAAAACAATACATTGGATTCGCCCAGTGAGAAACGGGATACGGCCCCTGATCCTTTGGAATTAAAACACAAAGAAGCGAATGAAATCAAAGATCGTGGTAATCGTTTTGTGAAATTGGGACAATATACGGATGCCATAGATCAATACAATGATGCCATAGAACTCTATCCCGACGATCCTATTTACTACACCAACCGGGCATTGTGCTATTTGAAATTGGAGAG ATATGATGAATGCATTGATGATTGTGATCGTGCAACAGATCTTGATAACTTAGCAGTTAAAGCCTATTACAGACGCATGCTGGCCAATGAGTCTTTGGGAAATAATATGGATGCTTTAAAAGATTGTACTACTGTTCTAATGATTGAACCAAAAAATGGTGAGGCTCAGCGAAGTCTAGAAAGAATTAATGAGAGATTACGGAAAAATG ttAAATCTACCAAGGGTCCCAATTTCAGTAGTCTACGATCCAATATGGTAGATATACTACCTATTGATAAGCCAGCGTATAAACGTTCTCACAAACCTCTGAAGCGTGTACACATTGCCGATGTTGTAGGTCCCAAAGAAagtaaaaatcatgaaaatttaaaaatatccgATGAAGATATCGATAAGCTTTTCAATAGTAACTGTGGATATTTTGAAGAAGTAAAAAATCCTGAAGCACGTTTAAAAGCCAAAGAAAATGCCGCCAAAGCAAATGTGAAAAAGGATTTAGAAACAAAAGAGGTGAATGTAATTAATGATAAAGTTGCCAGCAATGAAAAGAAAGTGTCGGCAAATATcaaacaaaatgaaaagaaTAATGAGACTATAATAAGTACAAAGAAACCAATGGAATCACCAAAGAAGTTAGAGGATTCAAACAAAATGGAGGCTAACCAAAAAGCAAAGATGGAGCAAAcggaagttattaagaatgtt cgtCCTCTACCGCCTCCAGCCAAATCCAGTGCTCAGTTCTATTCAAATTGGAAGGAATTAACAccagaacaaaaatataaatatctaaAG AGTATTGAAACTAGTCAGTTGTGTAAAATACTTGGAGCTGGATTCGATTCGGATACACTAAGCGATATAATAAGTACATTGCATGATTTCTATTTGCCAGCAAAAGAATCCAAAATTTCCTCCACACTTCTCGAAGTCAGTAAGAACAACCAAGTATCTATATTGTCATTATTAATGTCCAATGAAGAACGAAAAG CTCTTTCGGAAATTGTGAACTCATTAAAAGGAAGtaatatttcgaaaaatataTCCTCTGATATAGCtcaaataatgaaaaattttaatttacattaa